TCCTTGCTCATGGCGTATCTCCGTGTTTGCTGACTTCGAAGTTTCGACAACCCGATTTCAGCAGAGGTACGCCACCTTCTCAACTCAGCCGTACCAATCGCTCATACACCACTTTCGACTATAACCCGCTAAAATCAACAATGAGTTATTGATTTTTCTTTAAGTACAGGGTTATTATGATTGAATGATCGGTGGAATTTTCAGCCGGAAAGGCTTCGCGGATGGGTGGACGGCCCTGCGTTTCGTGAACCCGCGCGGCGTCCAGCTGGTACAGGTGACGGGGCTCACCACCGGCGGCAGGCCGGTCGTCTCCCGCTGCGAATACGTTCTGCTGGACGGCGACGGGCGCTCGCTCGAGCGGGTGCGCAAAGAGGCGAAGCTCAAGCGGTGGCGATGCACGATGCTGCTGGAGCCGGGCGAGTACCAGATGCTCATGGTGGAGGCGCCGAACGTGCCGGCGGCGGAGCTGAAGTCCGCCCTCCGATGGCGTGTCAAAGACCTGCTCGACTATCCCGTCGAGGAGGCAACGCTCGATGTGCTGGAGATTCCCGCCCCTGGCGCCGCCGCCGGCCGAAGCAAGATGGTCTACGCGATCGTCGCCCGCTCCAGCCTGCTCAGAGAGCGGATGGCGCGCCTGGTTTCGGCCAAGGTTCCGCTGCGGGTGATCGACATCCCCGAGATGGCGCAGCGCAACCTCGCCAACCTGTACGAGCCTGCGAGCGGAGTTGCGCTGCTCGCTTTCGATGGCAGCGGCGGACTGCTGACGGTGACCCATGGCGGCGAGCTCTATCTCGCCCGGCGCATCGAGGTGACGCTCAGCCAGTTGCAGGACGTGGACGAGGCGGCGGCGCGGGAGCACTTCGAGCGGGTGACGTTGGAGCTTCAGCGCTCGCTGGATCACGTGGATCGCCAGTTCCATTTCATCGCGCTGGCGAAGCTTGTGATCGGCCCCCTTCCCGAAACCGTGGGCTTGCGGGAACACCTGGCGGCCAGCCTGGGCATCGCGGTGGAGTCGATGAATCTGGCGGCGCTGTTGGACCTCGAAGCGGTGCCCGAGCTGCTCGATGCCGGCGAACAGTGCGGCTACTTCCACGCGCTGGGTGCCGCCCTGCGGGAAGAGGCGAGGCCCTCGTGACCCGGCAGATCAACCTGTTCGATCCCGAGCTCCTGGCGAAGAGAGGCAAGCCCTTCTCGGCCGCGTTCATGCTCCGGGCGCTACTCGTCGTCGCCGTCGCTGGGGTTGTCCTCTACGGGGGCCTGCGCGTCGAGGCGGAGAAACTGGCGCAGCTCGCCGCCCAGACCGAGGGGCGGCTCGCGGCCGAGCGCAGCCGGCTGCAGGCGCTGTCCGAGCAGCGGGCGCAGAGGGCGAACAGCACGCTGCTCACGGACGAGCTGAAGGCGGTCGAGGCCCGGCTGCGGCAGTCCCGGGCGGTGGCGGAAGCGTTGGAGGGCCGGCAACTCGGCAATACGAAGGGCTACTCGGAATACATGCGGGCGTTCGCGCGCCAGGCGGTCGACGGGCTATGGCTGACGGGGTTCGAGATCTCCGAGGCGGGCACGGCGATGACCCTCCGTGGGCGCGTGCTGCAACCCCAGTTGGTGCCCCTCTACCTGGAGCGGCTCAAGGGGGAGCCGGCCATCAAGGGACGCAGCTTCGAGGCGTTGCAGATCCAAGTGCCCAAGCAGGCGCTGGGAAAAGCGGCCGCGGCGGGATTCCTGGAGTTCGAGTTGCGTTCGACGGGGGACGGAAAGGAGGAGCGGTGAAGGAACGCCTCCGGGTGTGGGTCGCGCGCATCGACGCTTTGCCAACGCGGCAGCGGATCTACGGGTTCGCAGCTTTGGCTGTCGGCGGTGGGTTTCTTGCCTACCTGGGCCTGTTCGAGCCCCTCATCGTGCAGAACGAACAACTGGCCCAACGCATTCAGGCGCAGGAGCAGGAGATCCAGGCCATCCATAAACAAGTCGAGGCGCTGGAGCGCGGGCATGGCCTCGATGACGCCGAGCGCCAGAGGCGGGAGCGCCTTTCCGCGCTCAAGCGCGAGCTCGAGGCGCTGGAGGCTTCGTTGCGCGAACGGGAAGCGCACCTGGTACCGCCCGAGCGCATCGCCCGGCTCCTGCGCGAGGTGCTGGAGAGAAACCGGGGCTTACAGTTGGTCTCCCTGGTCACGCTGCCTGTGGCGGAGCTGTCCGAGGCTGCCTCCGGTGCCCAGGCGCCGCAGGAGCTTCCACAGCGGGGAGGCGCGCCGGTTGAGGCGTCGCGTCGTCTCTATCGGCACGGCGTGGAGATCTCGGTGCGGGGCAGCTACTTGGATCTGCTGCGCTACGTGAGCGAGCTGGAAAAGCTGCCCTGGCGCATGTACTGGGGGCGGGCGAAGCTCCATGTCGAAGAGTATCCGGTGAGCACGCTGCAATTGACGGTGTACACGCTGAGCCTGGACCGGGCATGGCTGGTGATATGAGCTTGGTGGCGAGACGTCTTGCGGGCGCCGCGGCGCTCTTCGTGGCGGCGGCGCTCGGCGCGGCTGCCGAGGAGCTGCGCGATCCCACTCGCCCGCCGGCGGCGCTCCTGACGGCCAGTCCGGAGAGCCGTGGCCCCCATGACGGACCGGTGCTGCAGTCGGTGATGATCGGCTCCGGGCGTCGGGCGGCCATGATCAGCGGCACCTGGGTGGAGCTGGGGGGGCGTTACCACGATGCCCGGGTCGTGGCCATCACCGAAGCCGGGGTGACGCTGCAGGGCCCCGGGGGAAAGCAACAGCTTAAGTTGTTCCCCGAGGTGGAGAAGCGAACTTCTGCGAAGGAAAGGACGCCCAACCGCCGAAACGGTCATCGAACCCCTCTCAAAAATCGGGAGACCCATGAAGGCAGTGACAAGCGCTCGCGTCCTGGCGGCGGTGCTGCTGCTAGGTGGCTGCAGCACTACCCCGCCCAAGGACGGCACGACGTTCGACGCGATGCTGGGGGAGATGAGCCGGGCTGCCGAGGAACGGCCCCCGCCCGCCCTGCCGGAAGCGGTCAGCCGGGCCCTGCTGCCCTCCCTTACGATCGAAGTGCCCAAGGCCGTCCCGGAGCCGGTGGAGCCGCGCTTCGACCTGGTGGTGAGCGACGCGCCGGCCGCTCAGGTGTTCATGGCCATCGTCTCGGGCAGCCGCTATAGCATGCTGGTCCACCCCGAGGTCAAGGGCACGCTTTCGGTAAATCTCCGGGACGTGACGGTGAAGGAAGCGCTGGATGCGATCCGGGACCTCTATGGCTACGAGTACACCATGGAAGGAAACCGCATCATCGTCCATCCGCTGACGGCGCGTACCAAGGTCTTTCGCGTGAACTACCCGACCGGGGTGCGGCGGGGCGCTTCCGAGGTTGCCGTGAGCTCCAGTTCGATCCACGGCACCGCGGCGGGCCCCACGGTGACGCCCCAAGCCACCGTGACGCAGCCCGGGGTCGCCGCCCCGGTGATCGAAAGCAGCAAGGTGACGACCAAGTCCGAGGCGGACTTCTGGAAAGAGCTCACCGCCGCCCTCAACGCCATCGTGGGCAGCGGCGAGGGGCGCAGCGTCGTGGTCAGTCCCCAGTCGGGCGTGGTGGTGGTCCGCGCCATGCCGCAAGAGCTCAAGAGCGTGGAGGAGTTCCTCAAGGCCTCCAGGCTCAACGTCGAGCGCCAGGTCATGCTGGAGGCGAAGATCCTGGAGGTGGAGCTCAACGACGGCTATGAAGCCGGCATCAACTGGGCGGCGTTTCGCGTCCACGATGGCCGCCTGTCCGCCGGTCAGCTGGGCCCCGGAACGGTCCTGCGCCCCAGCGGGAGTCTGAGTACCGGCGGCACGTTCGTGACCGATCCCGCGACGGGGGTGACCACGATCCAGAACCCGGCCATAAGCGCTCTGCCCGGCGTGGACCTCATTCGCTCGGGAACGGCCGGGGGGGTCTTCAGCCTCGCGTTTCAGACCGGCAGCTTCGCGGCCCTGCTCTCCTTCCTGGAGACCCAAGGCAATGTGCACGTCCTCTCGAGCCCGCGCATCGCGACCCTGAACAACCAGAAGGCGGTGCTCAAGGTGGGGCAGGATGAGCTCTTCGTCACCAATGTGAGCACCACGACCACCACGGGCACGGCCACCACCACCACGCCGAGCGTGACGCTGCAGTCCTTCTTCTCGGGCATCGCCCTCGATGTGACGCCGCAGATCGACGAGCGCAACATGATCACGCTGCATATCCACCCGTCGGTGAGCGAGGTGCAGCAGATCGAGCGGCGCATCAACCTGTCGGGGACCCTGGGGGCCATCACCATCCCCGTGCCCCGCAGCCAGATTCGGGAGACCGACAGCATCGTGCGCGTCGAGGACGGGCAGATCGTGGCCATCGGCGGGCTCATGGCGCAGACCCAAACCGAGGATCGCTCTGGAGTGCCGGGGCTCTCCGACCTGCCGTTTGTGGGCTCGGTGTTTCGCCAGACTCGGCAACGCTCCACCAAGCGGGAGCTGGTCATCCTGCTCAAGCCCACCATCATCAAGAGCGACCAGGACTGGGTGGGCGATCTGAAGCAAAGCCGGGACCGGCTCGAGAAGCTGGATCGGGGGTTTTCCTGGGGGGGCAAGTCGGAAGTCTTCGGAACCAAAGCGGAGGGCGGCCCGCCGCCGTGGCAAGGGACGCCAACGGAGCCGCCGCAAAAGTAACCCATGTACGAGACCCATTTTGGGTTGCGTGAACCGCCGTTCGGGCTGACGCCGGATACGAGCTTTTTCTTCGCCTGTTCCACCTACCAGGAGGCGCTCAACACGCTGCTTGTCGCCGCCCGAAGCGGCGAGGGGTTTATCAAAGTCACGGGCGAAGTGGGCACGGGCAAGACCCTGCTCGCCCGCAAGTTCCTCGCGTCCCTGGGCAGCCAGTTCGTGACCGCCTACATCCCCAACCCGTACCTCGACCCGGACGCCCTGCTGCAAGCGCTGGCCGACGAGTTCCGGGTACAGCGTGCGGCCGATTTGACCCAGAACCGGCTGCTGCGGGAGTTGACCCTGAAGCTGCTGGAACACGCGCGCGCCGGCAAGCGGGTGCTGGTTTGCCTTGACGAAGCGCAGGCGATGCCGCTCAAGACGCTGGAGGCGCTGCGGCTGTTGACCAATCTGGAGACCGAGAAGCGGAAGCTCGTGCAGGTGGTGCTGTTCGGCCAGCCCGAGCTCGACGAGCACCTGCAGGACCGCTCGGTCCGCCAGCTGCGCCAGCGCATCACGTTCCAGTATCAGCTCAAGGGGCTGGGCCCGGAAGAAACCCATTTGTACCTCCATCATCGGCTGCGGGTGGCCGGCCACCGGGGCGGTCGGGTGTTCACCGCTTTCGCCGTGCGGCTGCTCTACTGGCTGTCCGGAGGGGTGCCGCGGCTCATCAACATTCTCGCCCACAAGTCGATGATGTTGGCTTACGGGGAAGGGACCCGGCTCGTGGGGGCGCGCCACGTCTACCGCTCCGCCCTGGACACGCCTGCCGCCGCACGGGGGCTTCTGCGGCGCACCTGGCCGGTGGCGACCGGGGTGCTGCTATCGATCGGGGGACTGACCTGGGTGCTGTTCCGATGAGCGTCATCAATCAAATGCTGGAGGACCTGGAGCGCCGGCTCGGAGACGCCCGGCCGGACGCCATTGGCCCGGAGGTTCGGGCGGTGCCGCGGAAGCAAAGCCGGCTTGGTTTGGCGAGCGCGGTGGTTCTGGCAGCGGTGGTGGCGGGCGTGGCGGCTGCGCGCTACTGGACCGGGGAGCAGGCGGGGCCGGAATCGTCGGTGGTGGAAACGGCCGAGCCGTCGACCGCTGCAGGGCCGACGCCAGCCATGGAAGCATCGGCGCCCGCCCCTTCGGCGGAGACCGAGCCGGCTTCGGCCGTCCAGACCTCTGCGGGGACAGAAACAGAAACGCCCGCGCTGGTCGTCATGGAAGAAGCGGGGCCGCCGGCGGGGCAGGCAACGCCTGCCCTGCGCAAGCCCGAGCGGACGGCGCCTGAGCCCAGGCCAACCGTGCCTGGACCCGGCGGGTCGAGCCCGACACCCGACCAGCCGGTTCAGGCCCGCCCCGAGGCGCCGCCCGTCCGGAAGCCCGGCTCGCGCGAAAGCGCTCCCGATGCGGCCCGCCGCGTCCAGGCACCGGCTTCGCCCGATGCAGGGCCGGAAGCGGGTTCCCCGGGGACCGCCCCCCCAGCGCCGAAACCGGCGGCACCTCCCGCGCCCGCGACGGGCGAACCGGTCCCGCAGAGCCCGCCGATGATCGACAAAAAGCTTCGGCCGCTGACGCCCGAGGAGCGGGCCGAGAGCGAGTTCCGGCGGGGGCTGGCGGCCCTCGAGCAGCGGCGCGACGGGGAGGCGGTGAGCACGTTCAACGCCGTGCTCAAGCTCAACCCCCATCACGAGGCGGCCCGTCAGACCCTGGTGGCCACCCTGCTCCAGCAAGGCCAGCTCGCTGAGGCCGAGCGTCTCCTCCTGGAAGGCCTCGCGCTCAATCCCCGCCAGGTCGGTTTCGCCGCGACGGCTGCGCGGCTGCAGGTGGAGCGGGGCGACCCCGCCGCCGCCCTCCGAACCCTGGAGGCGGCGGCGCCGCACGCGGGGTCGTCGGCCGAATTCCACGCGTTTTTCGCCGCGCTCCTGCAACGGGTCGGTCGCCATCGAGACGCGGTGGAGCATTACCGGCAGGCGCTGCAACTTGCCCCGGGGACCGGGGTGTGGCTCCTGGGCATGGGCATCTCGCTCCAGGCAGACGGCCGTCCTGAAGAGGCCCGTGCGGCATTCGAACAGGCCCGGGCCAGCCGGCAGCTCAACGCCGAGCTGACCGCCTTCGTCGATCGGCGCATCAGCGAGCTGCGAGCGGGCGCCGGCCGGCCGTAGCCTGCGTATCGCTGGGGCAAGAGGTCCGGCTCAGTCGGGGACCGTCCTGGCCACGACCCAGGCGCTCACCCGGGCAGCGCCGCAGCGCTTGAGCGCCCGGGCGAGCTCGTTGAGCGTGGCACCCGTGGTGAGCACGTCGTCCACCACCGCTGCGTGCAATCCATCGACGCCCCGGGAGCAGGAGAACGCGCCCCGCACGTTCCTGCGCCGCTCGTCCCAGGAAAGCTGCGCCTGCTCGGGCGTGTCGCGGACGCGGGCGCACAGAGCCTGGCTCACGGGGATCCCCAATTGGCGGGCGATCAGACGAGCGAGTTCCGCGGCCTGGTTGAATCCTCTTGCCTTGAGCCGCGCCGGATGCAGCGGCATCGGAATCAGCAACTCGGGCATGGGCGCCGCCCCCCCTGCCGCCGCGTGTTCTGCGAAAAGCCTTCCCAAAGCCTGGCCCGTGGCCAGATCCCCCGCATACTTGAAGCGGCGGATCATGGCGTCGACCGGAAAGCGGTACTCCAAGGCGGCCACCGTGGAATCGAAAGCGGGTGGGCGCTGAAGGCAATCCCCGCACAGCGAGCCGTCGACGGTCGGGACGGCGCAGGTCGGGCAGCGCGAGGGGGGCAGCCTAGGCAGCGCCTGCCGGCAGGCCGGGCAAGGGTTTCCGTCGCGGGTCGCGCCACCGCAAAGCAGGCACGCGTCGGTGGCCGCCCGGCGGACCGCTCGCAGGCAGCCGTTTAAAAATCGAGCAAACAAATTTGACAGCCTCCGGACTCGCGACCGATACTTCGCAGAATTTAAAGATGGACTGATTTCCGAGCGCAACATGTCCCAGCCCACGATGGCCTCTTGTCGCGCGGAAGAGCGGCGCCCGACCTGGTCGGTCGAGGCGGTGAACGCGCTCTTCGAGCGGCCCTTCAACGATCTGCTGTTCGAAGCGCAGCGGGTCCACCGGCAACATTTCGATCCCAACCAGGTCCAGCTCTCCACGCTGCTTTCCATCAAGACCGGGGGTTGCCCCGAGGACTGTGCCTATTGCCCGCAATCGGCGCGTTATTCGACCGGCGTGGCGAACGAGGCGCTGATGTCGCTGGAGGCGGTGGTGGCGGCGGCCCGCGCCGCGAAAGCCAGGGGCGCGACCCGCTTCTGCATGGGCGCTGCCTGGCGAAGTCCAAAGGCCCGGGATCTGGAGCGGGTCGCGGAAATGGTGAGCGCGGTCAAGGCGCTGGGGCTGGAGACGTGCGTCACCCTCGGGATGCTGAAGGAGGGGCAGGCCGAGCGGTTGCGGGCGGCGGGGCTGGACTACTACAACCACAACCTGGACACGGACCCGGCGTTCTACGGCCGCATCATCACCACCCGCACCCAGGCTGAGCGGCTGGAGACCCTGGCGCGGGTGCGCGCTGCCGGCATCCGGGTGTGCTGCGGGGGCATCGTGGGCATGGGCGAGAGTCGGCGGCATCGGGCGGGCCTGATCGCCCAGCTCGCCAACCTGGATCCCTATCCTGAGAGCGTGCCCATCAATCACCTGGTCCAGGTGGAGGGAACGCCCCTTTTCGGCACCGAGGCCTTGGATCCCCTGGAGTTCGTCCGGACCATCGCCTGCGCCCGCATCACCATGCCCAAGGCGTGGGTGCGCCTTTCGGCCGGGCGCGAGGCCATGCCGGAGCCGGTGCAGGCGCTGTGCTTCCTCGCCGGGGCCAATTCCATCTTCTACGGCGACAAGCTCCTCACCACCGGCAATCCCCGGGTCGAGCGCGACCAGGCGCTGTTCGCCAAGCTGGGGCTCAAAGCCGTCTCCTGAGGGGGCGCCGGGGTGCGCATCCGAACGCGTCGGTCATGAACAGGGTCGCCTCTTTTCCGCTGCTCGACGAGCTTCAGCGGGCGCTGGCGGACATCGACGCGCAGGGGCTCAGGCGGGGGCGGTTGGCGGTGCAGCGCAGACACGGTCCGCGGCTGGTGATCGACGGCGTCGAGTACCTGGCCTTCTGCAGCAACGACTACCTGGGGCTTGCCGACCACCCGGCCCTGGTGGCAGCCGTTCGGGAGGGGGCCGGACGCTACGGCGTGGGCGCAGGCGCCTCTCACCTCATCAGCGGCCACAGCGAGGCCCACCACTGTCTCGAGCAGGCCCTGGCCGAGTTCGTGGGCTTGCCCGCGGCGTTGCTCTTCTCCACGGGCTACATGGCGAACCTGGCCGTGGTGACCACGCTGGCTGGCCGGGGCGACGCCGTGTTTGCCGACCGATTGAATCATGCCTCGCTCAACGATGCGGCGCTGCTTTCCCGCGCCGAGCTGTACCGCTACCCGCACCGGGACCTCGAGACCCTGGAGCGCCAGCTCGGCCACGTCCGGGGACGAGGGCGGGTCGTGGTGACGGACGCGGTGTTCAGCATGGACGGGGACGTGGCGCCGCTGCCGGACCTGCTCGCCCTGTGCGAGCGCTACGACGCGTGGCTGGTGGTGGACGACGCCCATGGCTTCGGCGTGCTCGGCCCGGGCGGGCGCGGAACGCTGGCCCATTTCGGCCTGTGTTCCCCGCGGATCGTCTACGTGGGCACGTTGGGCAAGGCAGCCGGCGTCTTCGGCGCCTTCGTCGCAGGCCATGCCGTTGTCATCGACATGCTGGTCCAGCGGGCGCGCACCTACCTCTACACCACGGCGTTGCCGCCCCTCATCGCCCATGCGCTGCTGACGAGCCTGGAGCTCATCCGCAGCGCGGACGACCGGCGGGCGCGGCTTTTCCGCCATATCGCGCGGCTGCGCAGCCGCTGGAACGCGGGGCCCTGGAAGCTCATGGAATCGGCGACCGCCATCCAGCCGCTGGTGGTCGGCGATAACGCACGGGCCTGCGCGGCGAGCCGGGCGCTCGCCCGTCGTGGTTTCCTGGTGCCGGCGATCCGTCCTCCCACCGTGCCCCAGGGGACCGCGCGGCTTAGGATTTCGCTCTCGGCCGCCCATGCGGAGGAGGAGGTCGACCGCCTGATCGAAGCGGTGGCGCAGGCCCGCGCAGAGCTCGCCGCCTCAAGGCAGGCAGAGGCTTAAGCCATGAGTGCTCTGCTCCACGTTGAGTGCAGCGGCCAGGGACCCGACGTGGTGCTGCTTCACGGCTGGGGGCTGCACGGCGGCGTGTGGGAAGCGTTGGCGACCTTTCTTGCGCGCCGGGCCCGGGTACATGTGGTCGACTTGCCCGGCCACGGGCGCTCGCCGCCGATTGCCGGCGACTGGTCGCAGTGGGTGGCCGCGCTGGCCCGGGCCATCCCCCGCGGGGCGATCGTCTGCGGCTGGTCCTTGGGCGGCCAGCTCGGGTTGGCCTTGGCCGGGGCCTATCCTGAGCACATCGCCGCGCTGGTGTTGGTGAGCACCAGCCCACGCTTCGTCGCGGGCGCAGACTGGGCCCACGGGATCGCAGGGGAAACCCTGCGGCAGTTCCGGGCGCAGCTTGCCGCCGATCCGGAGGCTGCCCTCGACCGTTTCCTGGTGCTCACCAGCCGCAAAGCGGCGCACCCGCGTTTGTCCCTCGCGCGGCTTCGAGCCGTGCTGGACGCGCGTCCCCGGGCCGCTGCCGAGACCCTTGCGGCAGGCTTGGGGTTCCTCATGGACAACGACCTTCGCCCGCTGCTGCCGCGGGTGCGCGTCCCGGTCCAGGTGATCCACGCAGATCCGGATGCCATCGTGCCCGCCCAGGCGGGGGCGTGGCTTGCTTCTGCGCTTGCCCAGGCGCGGCTTGCCCTCGTGCCCGGTGGCGGGCACGCGCCTTTCTTCACCGATCCCCAGGCTTGCGCCGCCGTCATCGAGCCCTTCATCGGACAGGTCCATGCCCAGACCCAGCGACGAGCCCTATCGCATCGATAAACGGGAGGTGCGCCGCGCCTTCGAGCGGGCGGCCAACGGCTACGACGCCGCAGCAGTTTTGCAGCGCGAGGTGGCCGACCGCATGCTCGCGCGCCTCGAGTACATCAGACTGGAGCCGCGCACGGTGCTCGATGCGGGTGCAGGCACCGGCTACGCGACCCAGGGCTTGAGGCGGCGCTATCCCGGGGCGCGCT
The sequence above is a segment of the Pelomicrobium methylotrophicum genome. Coding sequences within it:
- a CDS encoding agglutinin biogenesis protein MshI, coding for MIGGIFSRKGFADGWTALRFVNPRGVQLVQVTGLTTGGRPVVSRCEYVLLDGDGRSLERVRKEAKLKRWRCTMLLEPGEYQMLMVEAPNVPAAELKSALRWRVKDLLDYPVEEATLDVLEIPAPGAAAGRSKMVYAIVARSSLLRERMARLVSAKVPLRVIDIPEMAQRNLANLYEPASGVALLAFDGSGGLLTVTHGGELYLARRIEVTLSQLQDVDEAAAREHFERVTLELQRSLDHVDRQFHFIALAKLVIGPLPETVGLREHLAASLGIAVESMNLAALLDLEAVPELLDAGEQCGYFHALGAALREEARPS
- a CDS encoding fimbrial assembly protein, with protein sequence MTRQINLFDPELLAKRGKPFSAAFMLRALLVVAVAGVVLYGGLRVEAEKLAQLAAQTEGRLAAERSRLQALSEQRAQRANSTLLTDELKAVEARLRQSRAVAEALEGRQLGNTKGYSEYMRAFARQAVDGLWLTGFEISEAGTAMTLRGRVLQPQLVPLYLERLKGEPAIKGRSFEALQIQVPKQALGKAAAAGFLEFELRSTGDGKEER
- the mshL gene encoding pilus (MSHA type) biogenesis protein MshL, encoding MKAVTSARVLAAVLLLGGCSTTPPKDGTTFDAMLGEMSRAAEERPPPALPEAVSRALLPSLTIEVPKAVPEPVEPRFDLVVSDAPAAQVFMAIVSGSRYSMLVHPEVKGTLSVNLRDVTVKEALDAIRDLYGYEYTMEGNRIIVHPLTARTKVFRVNYPTGVRRGASEVAVSSSSIHGTAAGPTVTPQATVTQPGVAAPVIESSKVTTKSEADFWKELTAALNAIVGSGEGRSVVVSPQSGVVVVRAMPQELKSVEEFLKASRLNVERQVMLEAKILEVELNDGYEAGINWAAFRVHDGRLSAGQLGPGTVLRPSGSLSTGGTFVTDPATGVTTIQNPAISALPGVDLIRSGTAGGVFSLAFQTGSFAALLSFLETQGNVHVLSSPRIATLNNQKAVLKVGQDELFVTNVSTTTTTGTATTTTPSVTLQSFFSGIALDVTPQIDERNMITLHIHPSVSEVQQIERRINLSGTLGAITIPVPRSQIRETDSIVRVEDGQIVAIGGLMAQTQTEDRSGVPGLSDLPFVGSVFRQTRQRSTKRELVILLKPTIIKSDQDWVGDLKQSRDRLEKLDRGFSWGGKSEVFGTKAEGGPPPWQGTPTEPPQK
- a CDS encoding ExeA family protein; translation: MYETHFGLREPPFGLTPDTSFFFACSTYQEALNTLLVAARSGEGFIKVTGEVGTGKTLLARKFLASLGSQFVTAYIPNPYLDPDALLQALADEFRVQRAADLTQNRLLRELTLKLLEHARAGKRVLVCLDEAQAMPLKTLEALRLLTNLETEKRKLVQVVLFGQPELDEHLQDRSVRQLRQRITFQYQLKGLGPEETHLYLHHRLRVAGHRGGRVFTAFAVRLLYWLSGGVPRLINILAHKSMMLAYGEGTRLVGARHVYRSALDTPAAARGLLRRTWPVATGVLLSIGGLTWVLFR
- a CDS encoding tetratricopeptide repeat protein gives rise to the protein MSVINQMLEDLERRLGDARPDAIGPEVRAVPRKQSRLGLASAVVLAAVVAGVAAARYWTGEQAGPESSVVETAEPSTAAGPTPAMEASAPAPSAETEPASAVQTSAGTETETPALVVMEEAGPPAGQATPALRKPERTAPEPRPTVPGPGGSSPTPDQPVQARPEAPPVRKPGSRESAPDAARRVQAPASPDAGPEAGSPGTAPPAPKPAAPPAPATGEPVPQSPPMIDKKLRPLTPEERAESEFRRGLAALEQRRDGEAVSTFNAVLKLNPHHEAARQTLVATLLQQGQLAEAERLLLEGLALNPRQVGFAATAARLQVERGDPAAALRTLEAAAPHAGSSAEFHAFFAALLQRVGRHRDAVEHYRQALQLAPGTGVWLLGMGISLQADGRPEEARAAFEQARASRQLNAELTAFVDRRISELRAGAGRP
- a CDS encoding ComF family protein, translated to MAALEYRFPVDAMIRRFKYAGDLATGQALGRLFAEHAAAGGAAPMPELLIPMPLHPARLKARGFNQAAELARLIARQLGIPVSQALCARVRDTPEQAQLSWDERRRNVRGAFSCSRGVDGLHAAVVDDVLTTGATLNELARALKRCGAARVSAWVVARTVPD
- the bioB gene encoding biotin synthase BioB codes for the protein MSQPTMASCRAEERRPTWSVEAVNALFERPFNDLLFEAQRVHRQHFDPNQVQLSTLLSIKTGGCPEDCAYCPQSARYSTGVANEALMSLEAVVAAARAAKARGATRFCMGAAWRSPKARDLERVAEMVSAVKALGLETCVTLGMLKEGQAERLRAAGLDYYNHNLDTDPAFYGRIITTRTQAERLETLARVRAAGIRVCCGGIVGMGESRRHRAGLIAQLANLDPYPESVPINHLVQVEGTPLFGTEALDPLEFVRTIACARITMPKAWVRLSAGREAMPEPVQALCFLAGANSIFYGDKLLTTGNPRVERDQALFAKLGLKAVS
- the bioF gene encoding 8-amino-7-oxononanoate synthase encodes the protein MNRVASFPLLDELQRALADIDAQGLRRGRLAVQRRHGPRLVIDGVEYLAFCSNDYLGLADHPALVAAVREGAGRYGVGAGASHLISGHSEAHHCLEQALAEFVGLPAALLFSTGYMANLAVVTTLAGRGDAVFADRLNHASLNDAALLSRAELYRYPHRDLETLERQLGHVRGRGRVVVTDAVFSMDGDVAPLPDLLALCERYDAWLVVDDAHGFGVLGPGGRGTLAHFGLCSPRIVYVGTLGKAAGVFGAFVAGHAVVIDMLVQRARTYLYTTALPPLIAHALLTSLELIRSADDRRARLFRHIARLRSRWNAGPWKLMESATAIQPLVVGDNARACAASRALARRGFLVPAIRPPTVPQGTARLRISLSAAHAEEEVDRLIEAVAQARAELAASRQAEA
- a CDS encoding alpha/beta fold hydrolase encodes the protein MSALLHVECSGQGPDVVLLHGWGLHGGVWEALATFLARRARVHVVDLPGHGRSPPIAGDWSQWVAALARAIPRGAIVCGWSLGGQLGLALAGAYPEHIAALVLVSTSPRFVAGADWAHGIAGETLRQFRAQLAADPEAALDRFLVLTSRKAAHPRLSLARLRAVLDARPRAAAETLAAGLGFLMDNDLRPLLPRVRVPVQVIHADPDAIVPAQAGAWLASALAQARLALVPGGGHAPFFTDPQACAAVIEPFIGQVHAQTQRRALSHR